The following coding sequences are from one Euwallacea fornicatus isolate EFF26 chromosome 8, ASM4011564v1, whole genome shotgun sequence window:
- the LOC136340680 gene encoding jerky protein homolog-like yields MASMSYKRKCLKLSEKVKIIEEVSLGAGVTQLAKKYGVSKATICKIKRMKRQLLQRTCNTFGGPGNRRTLKNAKAPKMENSLYKWFLQQRENHVPISGEILKERAKLLNQKLKETENFVASDGWLQRFKGRYGIRLLSISGEKLSAQPQLVQPFKEKLIKIIKELDLRMEQIYNADESGLYWKMLPEKTYAASYEKSAPGIKTEKQRITFLACTNANGSHKIKPLVIGKAQNPRSFKNFKVPVDYDCSKTAWMTSGIFLKWFHKRFVPQVKNFLKEQKLPIKALLLLDNAPCHPPEQQLRSRDGSIFVMYMPPNVTSIIQPMDQNIIRLTKLYYRKFLLSSVLSKNPQNISDALKKVTLREAVTDLHMAWSELNQETIAKCWNKLFSTNDEDNEEENVPLSVIRERLLSSVDSIVNSASLDVVNLLKVVNPNTVCTSADINIWNEDKLTNDATKDENSENDEDDSIEAKSLVTDAQAVHIFNEALDWAERKEVSYADILVLRKLRAQALEDNANRKFTQTKIADYFSSN; encoded by the exons ATGGCATCCATGtcgtataaaagaaaatgtttaaaattaagtgagaaagtgaaaattatagaAGAAGTTTCATTAGGCGCTGGAGTAACacaattagcaaaaaaatatggtgtatcaaaagcaacaatttgcaaaattaagcgCATGAAAAGACAACTTTTACAAAGAACGTGCAATACATTTGGAGGACCGGGAAATagaagaactttaaaaaatgcaaaggcacccaaaatggaaaattctctGTATAAGTGGTTTTTACAACAGCGGGAAAATCATGTTCCAATTAGTGGCGAAATACTTAAAGAGAGagctaaattgttaaatcaaaaactgaaagaaactgaaaatttcgttgCTAGTGATGGCTGGCTGCAACGATTCAAAGGAAGATATGGAATTCGACTGTTATCTATATCTGGTGAAAAATTATCAGCACAACCACAATTAGTAcaaccatttaaagaaaaattgataaaaatcattaaagagTTAGATTTAAGAATGGAACAAATTTACAACGCAGATGAAAGTGgtctttattggaaaatgttaccAGAGAAAACTTACGCTGCATCATATGAAAAATCTGCTCCGggtataaaaacagaaaaacaacGAATAACGTTTTTGGCCTGTACTAATGCTAATGGTTCACACAAGATAAAACCATTGGTAAtaggaaaagcacaaaatccacgatcatttaaaaattttaaagttcctgTTGATTATGACTGTTCAAAAACCGCCTGGATGACTAGCGGTATATTCCTGAAATGGTTTCATAAGCGCTTTGTTCCTcag gtaaaaaatttcctaaaagaaCAGAAGCTTCCAATAAAAGCGTTATTACTATTGGATAATGCACCATGTCATCCTCCAGAACAACAACTGAGGAGCAGAGAtgggtcaatttttgttatgtacaTGCCTCCTAACGTAACATCAATAATTCAACCAATGGACCAGAATATAATAAGACTAACAAAACTGTACTATCGaaagtttttactttcatCTGTTTTGTCTAAGAATCCTCAAAACATATctgatgctttaaaaaaagtaacattaaGAGAAGCTGTCACAGATTTACATATGGCCTGGAGTGAACTTAATCAGGAaactattgcaaaatgttggaaTAAGCTGTTTAGTACCAATGATGAAGataatgaagaagagaatGTTCCCTTAAGTGTAATTAGAGAACGTTTGCTATCCAGCGTTGACTCTATTGTCAATAGTGCATCATTGgatgttgttaatttattgaaagtagTGAATCCTAACACTGTTTGTACCTCAGctgatattaatatttggaaCGAGGACAAACTAACGAATGATGCTACTAAAGATGAGAACAGTGAGAATGATGAAGACGATTCCATTGAAGCAAAAAGTTTGGTGACTGATGCCCAAGCTGTACATAtatttaatgaagctttagattgggctgaaagaaaagaagtGTCATACGCGGatattttagttcttcgtAAATTACGGGCTCAGGCATTGGAAGATAATGCTAATCGCAAATTTACGCAGACTAAAATTgctgattatttttcttctaattaa